GGCATCAACCACTTCGCCCATCGCGTGAATCGTTTTTAATGCTGTTTCATATGTGGCGTCTGGTGGTGAGACATCATAGACGATCAACATTCCGTCACCTTGGTGCAATGAACCGCTGAATTTCTTGTCGAGAATCATTTGGGACAACTTCTTCTCAACCTGAAAACACTTTGAGatcaactaaaaaaattgaatagtcGGTCTAGAAAAAGCAATGGGAAAGTGCATCAACGTGGATAAATGTTTCTTTATGCATTTGTCCCTTTGTTATGTGCAGTTCAACCCACTCTCATTAACATGCTGATCGAAAGGATACAAGGAATAATGAAGGACCTTTTTCTAACCGTGCCCGATCCATTAAACTGACATCAACATTAAGTGTAGATGAAATAGTAAGCCCTCAATTTGGAGGCAATGCAGATTTTTGTCATTCGAAAGGTAGTCTGAATAAGAGAAGCCAACACTGAACGAAATGCCGACAGGCGTCAAGACCATAATTTGGGGCTACACTTGAGCAATGTAATTTAGAGTGGCACCATGTGTGTTGCGCTGAACTCGGGTAGCTGTTGTCCTTGTCGCTAGGATCCTTCATCTTCTACAAAGCCGAGTGAAATTGTACAACTTCTAGCCAGATAAGGAAGGAATAATATATATTAGCTAAAAAGCGATGACCGAAGATTGGACGAACGTAAATGCAGTGCAACCTGGTGAAGATGTAACACGGACAAGGAGCGAGAATGAACTTCTAAAATAGGAGCAAATACGACGGATTCAACTTAAatgttatagtcgggtcaacacgacatgaagctcggtgcagtagcctacgctcgaagcggcgtggcGGACCACAGCGAAATCGAGCTGGAACCAACGCAAATCGCAATGATGGTTGGTGTTAATAGGGGTTccaccacgatcctaaccgcagCGCTCCATTGCGCCGGCTGCGCAACTACGCCGTGCTTCTTGACACTTTGATACTACTATACCATATATACTGATGAGCAGACATCAGTGGGCAGGatcattgccgtaaaaattTGATAAAGATGTGTTCTCCAAACCTTGCGCAGTTATTATGTATCCCTAGTGAAGTGTATATGTCTTTCCTCCGattacttcaattcaaacCAGTACTCCTTTACTGACTGCTTGTGAAAGGGTATTGGTGTTGCTGAGCTGTTGACTCAGCATTACGATTCATGAAATCACGAAAACAATAGCTAACCTTTTCCCGATCGATACCGATGCTGGTCGCAATGTGATCAATTTGAACAAACGAGTAGGGCTCAATGATACGACACAAGTCTTTCTCGAGCATTCTTTCACTAAGGGAGTTAAAGTGTTTGCGTACAACTGGATCCATCTAAACGGAAAATTCCActtctttaaagaaattacTTAATGAACACCTTGACGATCATGAAAACTCACTTGCAACTCTTGGGGATATGCACCAAAAGCGGTGTTAAAATCAGCAAGACTACGCTTTTTTGCAGCCGCGGCAATCGCACGCATCGCTTCCAAATCAGAACCGGAGTACTTGAGGGCGAGTTTACCCGTTAGCAGCGTACTTACATCATCTGGCACATCAAGCATAACCTAGAACATGATAATGATTTGATTGGTGAGACTTGgaataattaagaaattagaaaaatgttaCCTTGCAAAGAAGCATATATTTCAATGACAGCAATGCTAAACTCTTCTCATCAACTGAGTCATAACCTTCAAAAGCTTCGTAGAAGTAAGAAAACGCTGTTTTGAAGTCTTTTTCGTCGGCTGCATGGAGAATCCCGGACTGCAGGTCTAGAGCTGCCTGTAAGAGTGATTACTCAAGAAACGAGAATCGCCGAATCGAATTCACATTCAGTATACCTTACATATACTCCCACAGcaaatttattcacatattcaCGTTCAAATTTCATGAGGCAACCCTCACATTCATTTCCTCTGTGTCAATCGTAcgaaattcaataaaatttaCACATGAAAAGTTCCCCGATGCTAATTTTCGGGAAGCAAAAGTATAGGAATGCACGTGATAAAACGGCTCCATACCAATCCTTGCAATGAGAAAATTCGCTTAATTGAGTTGAATAGCTAACAGCTGCTCCTTTTCGAACTGAGTTACCATATACCTGCATTCTCGGTTGCACATAAATTGCATTCGCTGTTGTTCGTGCTCCAGTGAGTGAAGCGCGAGCCCTTCCAATGTTTCCAAGATGATAGAATGCTTTACTTTCTTCCAATTCCACTTCCACAAGTACGTC
This window of the Necator americanus strain Aroian chromosome III, whole genome shotgun sequence genome carries:
- a CDS encoding hypothetical protein (NECATOR_CHRIII.G12953.T1); this translates as MSGGTVMDHITSLPHQNEQNVIRHLTNFVKTPASGDADIKKKEESIMELGNMLAKNKQTEELRKMIEQTRPFLVSLGKAKAAKLVRNLVDLCLMIDDQDGDIKIELVRECIQWAMDQNRTFLRQTLEARLIRLFNDLHRYTQALPLAADLIRELKKLDDKDVLVEVELEESKAFYHLGNIGRARASLTGARTTANAIYVQPRMQAALDLQSGILHAADEKDFKTAFSYFYEAFEGYDSVDEKSLALLSLKYMLLCKVMLDVPDDVSTLLTGKLALKYSGSDLEAMRAIAAAAKKRSLADFNTAFGAYPQELQMDPVVRKHFNSLSERMLEKDLCRIIEPYSFVQIDHIATSIGIDREKVEKKLSQMILDKKFSGSLHQGDGMLIVYDVSPPDATYETALKTIHAMGEVVDALYQRASKIR
- a CDS encoding hypothetical protein (NECATOR_CHRIII.G12953.T2), with translation MSGGTVMDHITSLPHQNEQNVIRHLTNFVKTPASGDADIKKKEESIMELGNMLAKNKQTEELRKMIEQTRPFLVSLGKAKAAKLVRNLVDLCLMIDDQDGDIKIELVRECIQWAMDQNRTFLRQTLEARLIRLFNDLHRYTQALPLAADLIRELKKLDDKDVLVEVELEESKAFYHLGNIGRARASLTGARTTANAIYVQPRMQAALDLQSGILHAADEKDFKTAFSYFYEAFEGYDSVDEKSLALLSLKYMLLCKVMLDVPDDVSTLLTGKLALKYSGSDLEAMRAIAAAAKKRSLADFNTAFGAYPQELQMDPVVRKHFNSLSERMLEKDLCRIIEPYSFVQIDHIATSIGIDREKVEKKLSQMILDKKFSGSLHQGDGMLIVYDVSPPDATYETALKTIHAMGEVVDALYQRASKIRGKSSTAPASVLCSSYGAGLTYGFHIRFSCPAARASVQGTLKGE